In Eublepharis macularius isolate TG4126 chromosome 4, MPM_Emac_v1.0, whole genome shotgun sequence, the following are encoded in one genomic region:
- the ATG101 gene encoding autophagy-related protein 101 has protein sequence MNCRSEVLEVSVEGRQIEEAMLAVLHTILLHRSTGKFHYKKEGTYSIGTVGTQDVDCDFIDFTYVRVSSEELDRALRKAVGEFKDALRNSGNDGIGQISLEFYQKKKSRWPFSDECIPWEVWTVKVNVVSLANEQERQICREKVGEKLCEKIINIVEVMNRHEYLPKMPTQSEVDNVFDTGLRDVQPYLYKISYQITDSLGTSVTTTMRRLIKDTLAL, from the exons ATGAACTGTCGCTCAGAGGTGCTGGAGGTGTCCGTGGAGGGTCGCCAAATCGAAGAAGCTATGTTGGCTGTACTGCATACCATACTGCTCCATCGCAGCACAGGGAAGTTCCACTATAAGAAGGAGGGGACCTACTCTATCGGGACAGTGGGCACACAAGATGTGGATTGTGACTTCATTGACTTCACCTATGTCAGGGTTTCTTCTGAAGAACTTGACCGGGCATTGAGAAAAGCTGTTGGGGAATTCAAG GATGCTCTGCGAAATTCCGGCAATGATGGCATAGGCCAGATCTCCCTGGAATTCTATCAGAAGAAGAAGTCGCGGTGGCCTTTCTCAGATGAGTGCATCCCTTGGGAAGTGTGGACTGTCAAAGTGAATGTGGTCAGCTTGGCTAATGAGCAGGAGCGGCAGATCTGTCGTGAGAAGGTTGGTGAGAAACTCTGCGAGAAAATCATCAATATTGTGGAGGTAATGAACCGGCATGAGTACCTGCCCAAGATGCCCACCCAGTCTGAGGTTGACAACGTCTTTGATACGGGGTTGCGAGATGTCCAGCCCTACCTGTACAAAATTTCTTACCAGATTACTGACTCACTTGGGACCTCTGTCACCACCACCATGCGTCGCCTCATTAAGGACACTCTGGCACTCTAA